In Caproiciproducens sp. NJN-50, the following are encoded in one genomic region:
- a CDS encoding ArsR/SmtB family transcription factor, giving the protein MVAAYEEHAKVFKAFCDEKRLRILGLLRGGEKCACVLLEQLDLGQSGLSYHMKILVESGIVESRQEGKWTHYKISEKGSANACALLKKLTTPDLVREEGNCCER; this is encoded by the coding sequence TTGGTAGCGGCTTATGAGGAACACGCAAAGGTGTTCAAAGCATTTTGCGATGAAAAACGTCTGAGGATACTCGGGCTTCTGCGCGGCGGCGAAAAATGCGCCTGCGTTTTGTTGGAGCAGCTGGACTTGGGACAATCGGGGCTTTCCTACCACATGAAAATTCTGGTTGAGTCAGGCATTGTGGAGAGTCGGCAGGAAGGCAAATGGACGCATTACAAAATTAGTGAAAAAGGCAGTGCTAATGCCTGTGCTCTATTAAAGAAACTGACAACGCCGGACTTGGTTAGAGAAGAAGGTAATTGTTGCGAAAGATAA
- a CDS encoding site-specific DNA-methyltransferase — translation MLIEKIQIERLIPADYNPRKDLKPGDPEYEKLKRSIEQFGYVEPVIWNKTTSHVVGGHQRLKVLLGMGITEVECVVVEMDAEKEKALNVALNKISGDWDKDKLALLIADLQGADFDVSLTGFDPGEIDDLFKDSLKDGIHDDDFDVDAELQKPTMTKPSDVWLLGRHRLVCGNSTKAGTFTALMDGKLANLVVTDPPYNVNYEGAAGKIKNDNMGNQAFYDFLLAAFTNTEAAMAQDASIYVFHADTEGLNFRKAFSDVGFQLSGCCIWKKPSLVLGRSPYQWQHEPVLFGWKKKGKHNWYTDRKQTTIWEFEKSKKNADHPTMKPIALLAYPIMNSSLTNCIVLDPFGGSGSTLIACEQSDRICFTIELDEKYCDVIVKRYIEQVASADAVSVIRDGVTMKYTEVAVDE, via the coding sequence ATGTTGATAGAAAAAATTCAGATTGAGCGGCTCATCCCCGCCGACTATAACCCCAGAAAAGACCTCAAGCCGGGTGACCCAGAATATGAAAAGCTGAAACGCTCCATCGAGCAGTTCGGTTATGTTGAACCCGTTATATGGAATAAGACCACAAGCCATGTCGTCGGCGGCCACCAGCGGTTGAAAGTATTACTCGGCATGGGCATTACCGAAGTCGAGTGTGTGGTCGTTGAGATGGACGCCGAAAAGGAAAAGGCGCTCAATGTTGCGCTCAATAAAATATCCGGTGACTGGGACAAAGACAAGCTGGCTCTACTCATTGCGGATTTGCAGGGTGCGGACTTCGATGTTTCACTCACGGGCTTCGACCCCGGAGAGATTGACGACCTGTTCAAGGACAGCTTAAAAGATGGTATCCACGACGATGATTTTGATGTGGACGCAGAACTACAAAAGCCCACCATGACCAAGCCGAGCGATGTGTGGCTGCTCGGTCGACATCGGCTGGTCTGCGGTAATTCCACCAAAGCCGGCACCTTTACCGCTCTGATGGATGGGAAGCTCGCCAATCTGGTGGTGACCGACCCGCCATACAACGTCAATTATGAAGGTGCCGCAGGTAAAATCAAAAACGATAACATGGGCAACCAAGCGTTCTATGACTTCCTGCTTGCGGCGTTTACGAACACCGAAGCGGCGATGGCGCAGGACGCTTCCATTTATGTGTTTCATGCCGACACCGAAGGTTTGAATTTCAGAAAGGCATTCTCGGACGTAGGTTTTCAGCTTTCCGGGTGCTGCATCTGGAAAAAGCCGTCGCTGGTGCTTGGGCGCTCCCCATACCAGTGGCAGCACGAGCCTGTGTTGTTCGGCTGGAAGAAAAAAGGTAAGCACAACTGGTACACAGACCGCAAGCAGACCACCATTTGGGAGTTCGAAAAGTCAAAGAAAAACGCTGACCATCCGACCATGAAGCCGATTGCGTTGCTGGCATATCCGATCATGAATAGCAGTCTAACAAACTGCATCGTGCTCGACCCTTTCGGCGGCAGCGGTTCTACACTCATCGCCTGTGAGCAATCCGACAGGATTTGTTTCACTATTGAGCTTGATGAAAAATACTGCGATGTCATTGTAAAGCGGTATATCGAGCAAGTCGCCAGCGCCGATGCCGTCTCTGTTATCCGTGACGGTGTCACGATGAAATATACGGAGGTGGCTGTCGATGAGTAA
- the metK gene encoding methionine adenosyltransferase translates to MITYKTAESVCAGHPDKLCDLIADSILDACLRKDKSSRVACEVMATKGKIIVAGEITCDGKVDIRLEVREVLRKVGYNPWKFTIFVFVHKQSKDIDAGVTTALEARNGSEERYASMGAGDQGTVYGYATNETREMLPLPLVLAHRIVKRVDTVRKDKIVKGILPDGKAQVTVEYEGGKPKRIKTIVVSVQHDKDKTQEQLYSDIKQNVLWQCFEDFPFDDDTEILINPSGRFVEGGPAADTGLTGRKMMVDTYGGLALHGGGAFSGKDPTKVDRSGAYMARYIAKNIVWSDLAERCEVALSYAISKADPVAVDIDAFGTNALTNDELREIVLSVFNLRPAAIIEKLRLRNVIYKDTAAYGHFNSCLFPWEDGSEHYKELRKAAEKYVDRKNSD, encoded by the coding sequence ATGATTACTTATAAAACAGCAGAAAGCGTCTGTGCCGGACACCCGGATAAACTGTGCGATCTCATTGCCGACAGCATCCTTGATGCCTGTCTGCGCAAAGACAAGTCCTCCCGTGTTGCCTGCGAAGTCATGGCGACAAAAGGAAAAATCATCGTTGCGGGCGAGATCACCTGCGACGGCAAAGTTGACATCCGCTTGGAGGTGCGTGAAGTCCTCCGCAAGGTCGGCTACAATCCGTGGAAGTTTACGATTTTTGTATTCGTCCATAAACAGAGCAAGGATATCGACGCCGGAGTGACCACCGCTCTTGAAGCCCGAAACGGCAGTGAGGAACGCTATGCTTCCATGGGTGCCGGCGACCAAGGCACGGTTTACGGTTATGCAACCAATGAAACCCGTGAGATGCTTCCACTCCCGCTGGTGCTGGCGCACCGCATCGTCAAGCGTGTGGATACCGTCCGCAAGGATAAAATCGTGAAAGGTATTCTGCCGGACGGCAAAGCGCAGGTCACGGTTGAATATGAGGGCGGCAAGCCCAAGCGCATAAAGACTATCGTGGTTTCCGTTCAGCACGACAAGGATAAAACACAGGAGCAGCTTTACTCCGACATCAAGCAAAACGTGCTCTGGCAGTGCTTTGAGGACTTTCCCTTTGACGATGACACCGAAATCCTTATCAATCCCTCCGGCAGATTTGTCGAGGGCGGTCCCGCCGCCGACACAGGCTTGACGGGCAGAAAGATGATGGTGGACACCTACGGAGGGCTTGCTCTTCACGGCGGCGGAGCGTTTTCCGGCAAAGACCCCACAAAGGTGGACCGCAGCGGCGCTTACATGGCACGGTACATCGCAAAAAATATCGTATGGAGCGACTTGGCTGAGAGATGCGAGGTCGCTCTTTCTTATGCCATCAGCAAGGCCGATCCTGTGGCAGTAGACATCGACGCTTTTGGTACGAACGCCCTCACCAATGATGAACTGCGTGAAATCGTGCTGTCTGTGTTCAATCTGCGCCCGGCGGCAATCATCGAAAAGCTACGACTGCGCAATGTCATCTATAAGGACACGGCGGCCTACGGACACTTCAATTCCTGTCTATTCCCGTGGGAGGACGGCAGTGAGCATTACAAAGAACTGAGAAAGGCGGCGGAGAAATATGTTGATAGAAAAAATTCAGATTGA
- a CDS encoding P27 family phage terminase small subunit translates to MAKDGTNRGGARVGAGAKKKPLADKISAGNPGGRKLTVMEFSDTADLQGQTMPEPNKMLEAVQKDGKTLVASEIYKSTWVWLNERGCSTLVSPQLLERYAMSVARWIQCEEAVTEYGFLAKHPTTGNAIQSPYVAMGQNYMNQTNRLWMEIFQIVKENCTGEYNGANPQDDVMERLLSARKGK, encoded by the coding sequence ATGGCGAAAGACGGCACCAACAGAGGTGGCGCTCGTGTCGGTGCGGGTGCAAAAAAGAAACCACTCGCCGACAAAATATCAGCCGGTAACCCCGGCGGCAGAAAATTGACTGTGATGGAGTTTTCAGATACGGCGGACTTGCAGGGTCAGACGATGCCCGAGCCTAACAAGATGCTTGAAGCTGTGCAGAAGGACGGCAAGACGCTCGTCGCAAGTGAAATATATAAATCCACATGGGTATGGCTGAACGAGCGGGGCTGCTCGACGCTTGTCTCTCCGCAGCTTCTGGAACGCTATGCCATGAGCGTGGCCCGATGGATTCAATGTGAGGAGGCCGTGACAGAGTACGGGTTTTTAGCAAAGCACCCTACCACCGGCAACGCTATCCAAAGCCCCTATGTGGCGATGGGCCAGAACTATATGAACCAGACCAACCGCCTGTGGATGGAAATATTTCAGATCGTAAAGGAAAACTGCACCGGCGAATACAACGGAGCCAATCCGCAGGACGATGTGATGGAGCGGCTTCTCTCCGCTCGGAAAGGAAAATAA
- a CDS encoding YetF domain-containing protein → MNFIVICATSIFSYLSLFILTKLMGHKQISQLDFFDYITGITIGSIAAELATDLEEPWKPLLAMIIYAMVTLLLSVIARKFPRTRKYLNGTSVIIMDNGKLNRESLKKVKLDVNEFLVMCREQGYFDLSSIQTALFEYNGKLTILPISSRRPTIPEDFQLNPKQETLFAEVIMDGRIIQKNLQQIGFDLNWLSKQLNQHGIRSYEDVFLAVCDRNQNISFYKKEDK, encoded by the coding sequence ATGAATTTTATTGTAATATGCGCAACAAGCATCTTTTCTTATTTGTCACTCTTTATCTTGACCAAGCTGATGGGGCACAAGCAAATCTCACAGCTTGACTTTTTTGATTATATTACCGGCATTACCATTGGATCAATAGCCGCGGAGCTTGCGACAGATTTGGAAGAGCCCTGGAAACCTCTTTTGGCTATGATAATATACGCAATGGTCACGCTCTTGCTCAGTGTTATAGCAAGAAAGTTTCCACGAACCCGCAAATACCTCAATGGAACGTCTGTAATAATCATGGATAACGGGAAACTGAACCGAGAGAGCCTCAAGAAAGTGAAGTTAGACGTCAATGAATTTCTAGTAATGTGCCGGGAGCAAGGGTATTTTGATCTAAGCAGTATTCAGACGGCATTGTTTGAATACAACGGTAAATTGACTATTTTACCTATAAGCTCACGCCGTCCGACAATACCGGAGGATTTTCAATTAAATCCGAAACAAGAAACCTTATTTGCAGAAGTAATTATGGACGGGAGGATAATTCAGAAAAACCTGCAACAAATCGGTTTTGATCTTAATTGGCTTTCAAAACAATTAAATCAGCATGGGATCCGTTCTTACGAAGACGTATTTTTAGCTGTGTGTGATAGAAATCAAAATATTTCCTTTTATAAGAAAGAAGACAAATAA
- a CDS encoding HNH endonuclease — protein sequence MPYKPKRPCAYPGCGRLAECEQYCAEHQKVVTKQYNQYERDPASNKRYGRAWKRIRDRYIKAHPLCEECQKQGKLTPAEEVHHILPLSKGGGNEKSNLMALCKSCHSRITAESGDRW from the coding sequence ATGCCATACAAACCCAAACGTCCCTGTGCCTACCCCGGCTGCGGTCGGCTTGCTGAATGCGAGCAATACTGTGCCGAACATCAAAAGGTTGTCACAAAACAATACAACCAGTACGAACGCGACCCTGCTTCCAACAAGCGATACGGTCGTGCATGGAAGCGTATCCGTGACCGCTACATTAAAGCGCACCCACTGTGCGAGGAGTGCCAAAAGCAAGGTAAGCTCACGCCTGCCGAGGAGGTACACCACATCCTCCCGCTCTCCAAGGGTGGAGGCAATGAGAAGAGTAACCTCATGGCTCTCTGCAAATCCTGTCACTCCCGAATCACAGCCGAGAGCGGTGACCGGTGGTGA
- a CDS encoding DEAD/DEAH box helicase, whose protein sequence is MKYEPHNYQTYATRYIEEHPISAILLDMGLGKTSITLTALNDLLFDSFAAHRILVIAPLRVARDTWTAEADKWDHLQNLICSVAVGTETERRAALMKPADIYIINRENVQWLIEDSKLPFDFDTVVVDELSSFKNYQAKRFRALMKVRPKVKRIIGLTGTPSANGLMDLWAEFRLLDMGARLGRFISHYRLDYFQPDKRNGQVIFSYKPLPGAEQRIYDKISDITISMKSSDLLKMPELISSEFTVRLSDEERQRYDGLKQDLVLQLPDGEITAANAAALSGKLCQMANGAIYTDDGGIINLHDRKLDALEDIIEAAGGKPILVAYWFKHDLARITERLQKLHVPFSKLDSTDSIRRWNTGELPVALIHPASAGHGLNLQNGGSCIVWFGLTWSLELYQQTNARLWRQGQTASTVVVQHIVTKGTIDERILKVLSKKDKTQSALIDAVKADLKI, encoded by the coding sequence ATGAAATACGAGCCACATAACTACCAAACCTACGCTACCCGCTACATCGAGGAGCACCCCATCTCCGCTATCCTCTTGGATATGGGGCTTGGCAAAACGAGCATTACACTGACGGCACTGAACGACCTGCTGTTTGACAGCTTCGCGGCACACCGCATTCTGGTGATTGCGCCGCTTCGAGTGGCACGGGACACATGGACGGCTGAAGCGGATAAGTGGGATCACCTTCAGAACCTCATCTGCTCCGTGGCGGTCGGCACCGAAACGGAGCGCCGTGCGGCGCTGATGAAGCCCGCCGATATCTACATCATTAACCGTGAAAATGTCCAGTGGTTGATTGAGGACAGCAAGCTACCGTTTGACTTCGACACCGTTGTGGTTGACGAGCTGTCCTCCTTCAAGAATTACCAGGCAAAGCGCTTCCGGGCGCTGATGAAAGTACGGCCCAAAGTCAAACGCATCATCGGCCTTACTGGGACCCCTTCCGCAAATGGCCTCATGGATTTATGGGCAGAGTTCCGGCTGCTGGATATGGGCGCTCGGCTCGGACGGTTTATCAGCCACTACCGGCTTGACTATTTCCAGCCGGACAAGCGCAACGGGCAAGTCATCTTCAGTTACAAGCCGCTACCCGGAGCAGAACAGCGGATCTATGACAAGATAAGCGACATCACCATCTCCATGAAGTCTTCCGACCTTCTGAAAATGCCGGAGCTGATCAGCAGCGAATTCACCGTCCGGCTCTCCGACGAGGAGCGACAGCGTTACGACGGTTTGAAGCAAGATCTCGTGCTGCAGCTTCCCGATGGCGAGATCACCGCCGCCAACGCAGCCGCGCTCTCCGGAAAGCTCTGCCAGATGGCAAACGGCGCTATCTACACAGACGACGGCGGCATCATCAATCTTCATGACCGGAAGCTGGATGCACTGGAGGATATCATCGAGGCCGCCGGTGGCAAGCCGATTCTTGTAGCCTACTGGTTCAAGCATGACCTTGCCCGCATCACGGAGCGCCTACAAAAGCTCCATGTCCCGTTTTCCAAGCTGGACAGCACCGACAGTATCCGTAGGTGGAACACTGGAGAGCTTCCCGTGGCGCTGATTCACCCTGCCTCTGCCGGTCATGGCCTGAACCTTCAAAACGGAGGGTCCTGCATCGTCTGGTTCGGGCTGACCTGGTCATTGGAATTATATCAGCAGACTAACGCCCGCTTGTGGCGGCAAGGACAAACGGCTTCTACGGTTGTTGTGCAGCACATCGTTACCAAAGGCACCATCGACGAGCGGATTCTGAAAGTGCTATCCAAGAAGGACAAAACACAGTCCGCATTAATTGATGCAGTAAAAGCGGACTTGAAAATCTAA
- a CDS encoding VRR-NUC domain-containing protein, whose translation MREKQIEQKLVRATKNMGGIAPKFTSPGFDGMPDRIVLLPGGRIAFVEVKATGCKPRPLQLARHGMLRRLGFQVYVLDDEQQIGGILNEIRAT comes from the coding sequence ATGAGAGAAAAACAGATCGAGCAAAAGCTCGTGAGAGCTACAAAAAACATGGGAGGCATCGCGCCGAAGTTCACAAGCCCTGGCTTTGACGGAATGCCCGACCGCATCGTTCTTTTACCGGGCGGTCGCATCGCTTTCGTTGAAGTCAAGGCAACGGGATGTAAACCGAGACCTTTGCAGCTTGCAAGGCATGGAATGCTTCGTCGGTTGGGTTTTCAAGTATATGTGCTGGACGATGAGCAGCAGATTGGAGGGATTCTTAATGAAATACGAGCCACATAA